AAGCTCCTTGTTCCGTGTTTTCAATACATATATGGGACAAAAAGAAGAATCAAGTCAAGGAACTCGGACTAACGTGCTTAATATTCCATCTATAGCATAAATCTTAATACTCTTTTTGATCAGTTCACAAATCTTACACCTAACTTCTAGGTGACAccaatttcatattaattttgaatttatttaattacaacTAGAGCATTAATTAGACAAATAAATTTGTGGATGCTATAGAATGCAATGAGTGTATAGCTAATAAATTAGAGCAAATAAAATTAGagaaatgatgttaaaataacATCATAGCTACGTATGAAAACATTCTTATATCAGATTGCAGTTTTGATAATGTACAAAGCCAGCTTTATCAAAGAGTTTCATTTGTACCCTTCAATTAGAGATAAAAGCAAATGATCAAAATCTCTCACAAAAGTCAAACATAAATAGTCTCACAAGAGCATTGCTACCTTGAGAATCTGAAAAAGGAAAACTTCAACCATGAATCTTCTTTTGTTGGGTTTTCTCTTCTTCATCCCAATCCTTCTTCTGCTGAGAAGAGGAAGAAACCCCTCTAAAAGGGTTCCTCCTGGTTCACTTGGAATACCTATTATTGGCCAAAGTCTTGGCCTTCTTCGAGCTATGCGTGCCAACACCGCAGAAAAGTGGGTTCAAGAAAGAATCAGCAAGTATGGTCCCATTTCAAAGCTAAGCCTATTCGGAAAACCAACAGTGTTAATCTATGGACAGGCTGCAAATAAGTTTATATTCTCTAGTGGCGGCAACGCAATTGCTAACCAGCAAACACAATCCATCAAAATGATCCTAGGTGACCGGACCTTGCTGGAACTGAGTGGTGAAGATCACAGCCGAGTCAGAGGTGCACTTGTTTCATTTTTGAAGCCAGAGTCGTTGAAGAGATATGTGGGAAAAATGGATGAAGAAGTCAGGAATCACCTTCAGATGCATTGGCAGGGGAAACAGCAAGTCAAGGTTTGTACTTTGTTGTTGCAATTTACAACCCAATACCTGTTTGATTAAAGGGCAGTTTAATTTTTCATGTAGAGAGGGAAAATTAGAGACTTTTGAAGCAAATCCTAACAAAATGCAAACCAAAGAGCATGCTGGACTGTGATATTGTTATAGATATTGTTGGAGACCACACTGGGTGTAATGTAATCTTCACCTAATCAACTGGTTTTATAAGATTATGTTAAACTTAAACTTCATTCTCTTAATGCGATCAAGAGCTTACCCTAGCTAGATAGATAAGATTAGTTGATGTTGAGCTTAAGTTTTACTATCTTTATATATGTACACTCTCCTTTTGGAGTTAAGAAGAAGCAAGTCTAGATTGGGAAAACAATATTCAGTCACTCGTTATTCTCGTTTTTCTTTCAGGTATTGCCTCTGATGAAGACTCTCACGTTCAATATAATTTGCTCTCTTTTGTTTGGTCTTGAGCGTGGAAAACAGAGAGATCAATACCTGGATTCCTTCCAAGAGATGATAGAAGGAATGTGGTCAGTCCCAATTAACGTGCCCTTCACACGTTACAATCGTAGCCTTAGAGCAAGTGCAAGAATCCAGACCATGCTGAAGGAGACTGTGCAGAAGAAGAGGATTGAACTCGAGCAAAATGCAGCATCTGCACGCCAAGACTTGATTAGTTGCTTGTTAGGCACGGTTGATGAAGATGGCAAACAAGTTACGACTGAGAAGGAAATCATTGACAACATTAAGCTTGTCATGGTTGCTGGACACGACACTTCATCTGTTCTAATCACTTTCATCATCCGACTCTTAGCCAACGAACCTGCTATTTATGCAGCAGTTCTTCAAGGTATGCATCAacaaagtgtgtgtgtgtgaaccAGCGCAAGAAGAGTAATTTTTGTTTATCCTGCTACAGTACCTCTCTTTACAAAGATACCACTATTGAGTTATtacttcttttatttgtataaattaaaacagGAAAAACTTGTCATGGTTTCTTACACCGACAATGCATAGAAATTAAACACTTGTTTGGATTAAACAGTATATGCGTTAACAATCTAGAATTAGTCAATCACAAACCATCATTTATAATGAGTTTGTTAACTGTTATAACATGACAATGCTTAGAAATTAAACTCATTTGGTTCATGCTTGCAGAACAGGAAGAGATAGCAAAAGGCAAGCCCTCTGGAGAGGCACTCACATGGGAAGACCTTTCAAAGATGAAGTACACATGGAGAGTAGCAATGGAAACTCTTAGAATGTTTCCTCCTATTTTTGGTGGCTTCAGAAAGGCTGAAACAGATATTGAATACGATGGATACCTCATACCCAAAGGATGGCAGGTAATTGAAACTCTGTTGTCTGTCATTAGAACTTCTTTCCATGCAATTATGTTACTGATCAAATCCTTTCTACACGTTTATAGATTTTCTGGGTCACAGCAATGACCCACATGGATAGCAGCATTTTCACAGAACCATTGAAGTTTGAACCTAGTAGATTTGAAAACCAAGCATCTGTACCACCCTACTGCTTCATTCCATTTGGTGGGGGAGCAAGAATATGTCCAGGGTATGAGTTTTCCAGGCTTGAAACTCTAGTTGCAATTCATTACCTAGTGACCCGATTCAGTTGGAAACTATGTTCAGACAATTTCTTCAATAGGGATCCAATGCCAGTACCATCTCAAGGGCTACTGATTCAAATTTGGCCAAGGAGACTTTCTTAATGGTCATTTCAGTAACAGCTGGTCTTATAATACGATGTACCAAAAATAAGTCAATGTTAATAATCAGGGAGTAATTATTACCTTATTTTGTATTCACACTTGAAAATAACTGAGTTACAATCTTACAGgaacaaaaagaagaataagCAAGCACTTAAACTACACTATTTTAAATCATTTCGCATGTATCTCCTAATTTGCATATTCCATCATTTGACAGAATTGGAAAACTATCTCAttttttaatggaaaaatttcttaaaaatttctGTCTAATCAAGACTGCACTAACCATAGCAGAGATTATCagtacaaaaaatataaactctGAAAATTTGCGGAGATAAAACTGAAGAGATTCTTACCAATGGAACACAAACAAACCTTATAAAAGAATATGACAGCACACTCAACCTAAATAAATTTGAGACTTCTTCCTCTATATGTTAGTTATCATTTCTACCGAAACACTCAAGACCAATCTAAAACAATAAACCTATGAAACTTTTTCGCTTATATTTTACTTAATCTCTTCTATCAAGATACTCAGGACCCAAACATTACCATCATTCTGAGCGTCCTGTCAAATTCAGTTCAGGCATGCACATAGTCATTATCAAACTAAATCACAAAAACCAATCAATTTGCTAAATAACAggttaaaaaaatcacaattataacttttttctcaactaaaacaaaaatcaacttAAAATATCAGtcgttttcttcttttattccacacttttttttacaaatattaatacGTATTATTGAGATTTCAATTTAAGTATGacacataaattttatttaaacttttaaatgttaaacacttataaatttatgtattattttagtttttagcaTCACAAAGTTACGTCCTAAAcaattggccgtttctggttttcgtccatctttcaaaataaggtacaatttagTCCTCGTTCTTTTctaaactttggttttagtcctcgaaaactaacaccgttaaaaatatGCTGACatggctaacggtagactgacacaattttttttcttgcgtTGAGTCAGTCTTTCTCAcattttctccctctctctccctcgtctcttccttccatcttccacccaacCTCCCCACCCTCTGCAAAAAGGGATACCCTTTCCCTTTCCTTCGAGTTCTAAGACTGCCGCCACCCACGAAGCTAAGTGCCGTTGCCTCTGCCAAACCGACCTGAAGCGACGCTGGAGGGATGTTAAAGGATTTGGTGAGATGGGTGTCCATGGCCCTCCCTTGTTGGACTGAGAATGTCTGCGGTTGTGCTAAGATTGTGTTGAAAACGATGGTGCACAAGAAAATGGGAATAACCGATAGCAATATCTTCACTTGCTCAACTTGCCCAACACTGCATAATCTTCATGCGCTTTCCTTTGTGTTTGTCCCTTCTTGGACTCTGATACAAGCCTTGTTCAAGAACCTGATCAAACGTAGTGCGtgtacaaaatttattataaaattgatcaGCAAAGATGCATGTATTGCAGAAATTTGGATGAAGAGTTTGAATCTTGAGGTTTATAAAGCTATTTTGTGCGAAAAAATTATTCGTATTTCTCTCtgtaagtgaaaaaaaaaatacaagaaagtATTTCATTAAACATTCTTAATCTGCAGACATTGCTAACAACGTCTAACTGATTATCCAACTGCACTTTTAAGTTGCATTATCTCTTCTAAATCCTTTGCTTTAGCCTCCCTCTCTGCATACTGTCTCTGACATTCTTCAAATAATTCTGCATCCATACGTTCACGGTCAGTTCGTGAACAGCCTGGTTCCAATGACTCTGGATATTTTTCTCCAATGCTTCGAATATGATTGGTAATACTACAGTCCTATTTTGGGCAATTAAGCTGACAATGTGCTCATTATTCCACAAAAAGAGAGTTCGTTCTGCAACCTGCATTGCCAGGTATGCTTAAGTATAGGGTTCAGAAGGATTATATAAAGCTAAAAGCATCAATAGACCAagaattacaaaacaaaaaataaatagagatTCAAAGCACTCAGGATTCTCACTTCCGTATTTTGATTATGACTAGAAAGATAAGATTTGTAAAAGATGATTACAGaatcaaatcaaacaaataatttaaaaaaagaaatgtgAAGACATTGTTGATCCCGCAATGATAAAAGACCATAGTTATAGCACCTTAATGGAAGAAATCATGGAAAGTAATTAACATTTAGCTTGAACTTTGGAGGCAGATCAaatgtttctattttaaatatttaggaTCTGTAATACAAATGAGGAGGGTGAACCCTAGCACAATAATAAAGCTATACCTTGGTGACCAATTGGTCATGGgcttaataaaaaaagttgagtTTTTAAAGAGATAACCTCACAGAAAAGCGGGAGGTGATACCTGTGGGGAGGTTGGAGGGGAaatggaaggaagagacaagGGAGAGAGAGGTTGAAAAGGTTCAacgcaagaaaaaaaattgtgtcagtctaccgttagtCACGTTAGCACATTTTCGagaactaaaactaaaatttcgaaaagaatgaggactaAATTGtatcttattttgaaagagggacgaaaaccagaaacgaccaatagtttaggaactaaaaacatatttaactctatttttaattgttacagataattttattaatatggaTTCCACATGGATTTAACCATTAAATTTTGAACTAATGTCTTGAccaatgatttaattttaaaatattgctTTTTATACTTCGGTACATCTTTAACTCACATTTTAATTCCAATAAAAGGGTGAGCCTACAAGTTTTACATTCAAAGTGCTGAATTGGAGCAAACAACAATTGCTACGGCAAAATCTTGAAGTTCTCAATTCATTCACAGATGCCAAACTCATTTaacagacaaaaaaaatgcaGATGCAAggcttataaaaaaaaattacatatgaaacttattcaaatttaatttgcAGGAAATACAGATATTCAAGTCACATATATTTACACTGTTTACTTTAGGTACATAGATGATCCAGATTGCGTGAATGTCTAACATAAGTTCcaagaatatatatttacacGCAATATCGAATTGTTTGACTTTTTTCTAACATGCAAATGGATACAACAAGAATTCATTTGGCGTCTCCTAAGCAATCCAAGTCTAGAAGACGAAATAATCTGATGATGTAATCGCCCTAGGATTAGAGCAAAAAATTGAAGAGTGCTAGCAATCCTTGGTTCTGGAATACTTAGGAGGAAGAGACGGGCACCTTTCATTCATATGAGAGTATGGTTGCATGGTGTTGTATCCAGGTAATTCCATTCGATACTTGCCTTTAATTTGACAATAAGGAAGCTTCACAGTGTCTCCATCATTGCACCATTTTGGTAAGCGACTAGAATTGTTCTCAAAAAAATTGAGAATGTAAGCATCTTTTATCTGCATTTATTGCAAAAAATTAAGCTCCATATGCGCCTGGTCAAGAAACTACAATAATGAGGTGTTTTAACTTGTATCATGAACTAATATCAACCTTGCTAAATAACCTTATTTCACCTCGCAAATTTACCTAAGTGGCGTTTGGTTGAAGAGGGGAAGGATTTTTGCAGAAATCCCTTGTTTGGTTCAAAATTTTGGAGCTGAAATAAGAAGACAAAATCCTTCTCCTCCCATTTCTATTTCCCCTCTAATCATGTGGATTTTGGAGTAAAGGAAAAATTCCTAAAGTTTGTGGACTATACAAATTGTAAACTACTGTacttaattcaaatatttgagCCTAATGGTTTGATTATTCCACATAAGGGTATGACAGTAAATTACTTGAGTAAAATTTTGTGTATGAGTAAATTAAAAAGCCTGAGTATTGCTGTCCAAAAAACTTCCTAGCAAACTCTCACCGTAAATTCTGTCACTTGAACAGAACTAGCAATTGGATCGAACAGCCCTGCCTCCTTGTACATCTCAAGTATAAAAGCAATGCAAGATGTTGACCTCCCGTCACTATAGACCCAATCATCCTGTTCAGGAATTGTCAGCAGTTCATCAAAAGATGATCCACGCTTTTCAACTTCTACTAAAACTTCTGGAAGGTCAAGTCCCTGTAGAAACAGAAAAAAGGCCACATGGTTCACTTATTTTAACTAAGGGGAAATTTCATATCATGACAAAGCAGTTATAAAAGAATGAGATGCCTAGTCTGTCATATGTTATATCAAGGTCCAAGAATACCTcgaataatcatatatatatatatatatatatatatatatatatatatatatatatatatatataaatggtaTTGATCACATCACGAGCATCTTATCACTTATTCTagataatagaataaaattcaGTATCAGAAGCCAAAAATGTTTAGATTGTGTATCATAATTTTGCCAGGAAAGTgagaataaaatgttaaatttttgtaaCATTTGAATATTGTCCACTTAGCTTTGTGTACTATTTAAATTTCTAGTTTCCACATTTAAGAGATTTCAGTATTCAGAGCACTAATTTAGCTAAGtttagcatatatatatatgtcaaatTATAGAacattttcagaaaaaaaaattcttattattCTCCTTTTTCAAGTGTGTGTATTGGAGCAAGAAACCAGATTGCAGCATACTTCAGTTCCAAGTCTTTTGTTCAGGGCTTCATTCCACATATTTGCTGCATACTCAGGTTGGAGTTGATTCCAAATTGTCATAACGCAAGCAACCTGCATagcaataaaataaatgctCCAAAGACTCATTCATAAATCATTAAGCTATGTAGCATGTGgctaaaacaaagaaaagatggCACGGGCAGAAGATAGAGACCACACAGTCAATAATCGGTACCACATTTTGTGAATCtatccatttttttctttatgagaATGAACATTTTCTTGAATAACAATGGTCTTCCTTTGTGGCCATAATACATAAAGCTACATGAACCTGTGGTACTCTAATTCAAACAAAAGTTTATACTATTTAAACAATTTAGTACAAGGTTCGAGTTGAACTTCTGCAAGATAGTAAGGTGGTTTATTTATTCTCTCTTTGAAATAATTCCTACAATTGTTAGaaaattgtagaaaaaaaatggtCCAGTTTGGCATAACAGTGCAAAAACTCAATATAGTTGAATCTAGTGTTAACACagataaaatgaaattcatGCAGAACTGATTAAATCAATACCACGTTAGCATCCAAGGGCGGCGGATAGTTTCCATTTAAAGTGTCAATCCAACTGAAGATCATGTTATGGTAACCATAAGGTTTTCCTATCATGCTCAGTGCATACTCCCATGCGGCAGACTCATTAAACTTGGCACGCAAGTCAGGGTGCAACGGAAGCAATGCAATGTGGGGATTGGAATCATCTTTAGTCAGTTCAAAGTCCCACCATTCTTCCCATGGCATCAAAGCAATTACATCTTCTCCCTGCAAACAAAAGACGAGGAAGGAAATATAAAGCTAGCAACTTGACTGCAGCTGAGGAGTTGACAAACCACTGTACTTTTACCATCACCGAACAATCAAACTACCACAATGAATTATTTGTCATAAAAGAAAATCTATATACGTTAACATGATATGCATtgattttaataactttttcaaaCTTAAACTTAGCATAATCTTGTTTTCTGATTATAACATGGTTAACTTatgaaacttaaaaaattatataaaaacctAAAATTTCATAGGACTCCAGAAATATTACTTTCCAAggatgaaaatataaaacattaatgAAATAATCATGAAATGACTATGAAGCATGATAGTTGAATCAATGTACAAATCGTGAATTGGAAGATCTGTGTTACAGATCGCAAATTGAACCATAAGactaaaattcaattttagttcTTGAAATATAGTCATGTTTTTTAGCTTGGTCCCTatgattttttcatttatttttgggTCCTTCTATTTTTTTAGTACCTGTTAGTTTGTTTTAGTCtctgaaaatatttatttatttttgttttattccttataaatttttttttcactatgaATTAGCCCCTTAATCAAAGGGACTAAAAGCAAATAAcgagaaaaacaagaaaataaatattagagggattaaaataaaataacaagaaccaaaaccaaatttttttttacaaagatcaaaattaaaaacatacatacatacatatatatatatatatatatatatatatatatatatatgtatgtatgtgtgtatatatatatatatatatattcccatATCATATATTAGCATTTTGAAGTCAGATAGATGACAGAGTGACATATAAGCTACAAAACAATTAAGATTTCCAAATCATAACAGCCACAAGGACAAACGATCAATGGCTCCTCAAGTTCAACAGTGTGGTCACCCCAGAGAACAAGGGACCAACAAATTAGCAAGTTGGCCAGACT
This window of the Vigna angularis cultivar LongXiaoDou No.4 chromosome 7, ASM1680809v1, whole genome shotgun sequence genome carries:
- the LOC108337123 gene encoding taxadiene 5-alpha hydroxylase, which gives rise to MNLLLLGFLFFIPILLLLRRGRNPSKRVPPGSLGIPIIGQSLGLLRAMRANTAEKWVQERISKYGPISKLSLFGKPTVLIYGQAANKFIFSSGGNAIANQQTQSIKMILGDRTLLELSGEDHSRVRGALVSFLKPESLKRYVGKMDEEVRNHLQMHWQGKQQVKVLPLMKTLTFNIICSLLFGLERGKQRDQYLDSFQEMIEGMWSVPINVPFTRYNRSLRASARIQTMLKETVQKKRIELEQNAASARQDLISCLLGTVDEDGKQVTTEKEIIDNIKLVMVAGHDTSSVLITFIIRLLANEPAIYAAVLQEQEEIAKGKPSGEALTWEDLSKMKYTWRVAMETLRMFPPIFGGFRKAETDIEYDGYLIPKGWQIFWVTAMTHMDSSIFTEPLKFEPSRFENQASVPPYCFIPFGGGARICPGYEFSRLETLVAIHYLVTRFSWKLCSDNFFNRDPMPVPSQGLLIQIWPRRLS